The sequence TTAACTTATCTTTCTTAACCTCTCCAGCGCCTTGTGAATTACCGGTTCATCCACGGTAAGCGCTATCCTTACATATTTATCAGCCGATTTCCCAAAACCTATTCCGGGCGTCAATACAAGCCCCGCCTCTTCAAGAAGTTTTGAAGCAAATTCCATTGATGTATATTTACCCGGTATTTTTATCCACAGGTATAAAGTCCCTTTGGATTCAATCACTTCATATCCAAGCTCACGCAGCCCTTTTGTAAATACTTTGGCGCGTTTTTTATAAAGTTCTCTTATCTCTTTTTCTTCCTTTTCACATTCAAAAAGCGCCCTTGCGGAAGCTTCCTGCAGCGCGGAAACCGTGCCCGAATCCATATTTTCCTTTACAAGGGCAAGCCCGTTAATTATCTTCTCCCCGCCCACTGCAAATCCCACTCTCCACCCTGTCATATTATATGTCTTGGACATTGAATAAAATTCAATGACATGGTCTTTTGCCCCCGGTATCTGAAGCATGGAAACAGGTTTGTCTTTTGGGTCAAAATATATTTCCGAATATGGCGCGTCCTGCGAAATTATAAAACCGTATTTTTTTGCTTTGGCTACCGCTTTTTTATAGAATTTAAGGTCTGCCATGGCCGATGTCGGATTATTAGGATAATTAAGGTGCATGATTTTTGTTTTCTTGTAAATCTTTTCCGGAATTGCTTCAAGGTCAGGAAGAAAACCCGCTGATTCCTTTAACGGCATAAAATACGGCACGCCGCCTGCCAGTATTGTTCCTGAAGTATAACCCGGATAGCCGGGGTCAGGAATAAGCACTACGTCTCCCGGATTTACAAAAGCCAGGGGCAGATGAGTAATTCCGTCTTTGGCTCCTATAAGCGCCATCACTTCATTTTCACTGATAGAAACTTTAAACCTTTTTAACATCCACTTTACTACCGCCTGTTTAAAAACTTTGCCGCCTTTGCCGATAGGATAAGAGTGATTGGCGGCATTATCAGCGGCGTCTTTAATAAAACCAAGTATTTTCTTCGGCGTAGGTTTGTCCGGATCGCCTATACCAATGTTTATGATGC is a genomic window of Candidatus Goldiibacteriota bacterium HGW-Goldbacteria-1 containing:
- a CDS encoding LL-diaminopimelate aminotransferase (produces methionine from 2-keto-4-methylthiobutyrate and glutamine in vitro; mutations do not affect methionine salvage in vivo however), with protein sequence MDVSKRLKKLPPYIFAEIDRKKKAAIDAGKSIINIGIGDPDKPTPKKILGFIKDAADNAANHSYPIGKGGKVFKQAVVKWMLKRFKVSISENEVMALIGAKDGITHLPLAFVNPGDVVLIPDPGYPGYTSGTILAGGVPYFMPLKESAGFLPDLEAIPEKIYKKTKIMHLNYPNNPTSAMADLKFYKKAVAKAKKYGFIISQDAPYSEIYFDPKDKPVSMLQIPGAKDHVIEFYSMSKTYNMTGWRVGFAVGGEKIINGLALVKENMDSGTVSALQEASARALFECEKEEKEIRELYKKRAKVFTKGLRELGYEVIESKGTLYLWIKIPGKYTSMEFASKLLEEAGLVLTPGIGFGKSADKYVRIALTVDEPVIHKALERLRKIS